A stretch of Rhinoderma darwinii isolate aRhiDar2 chromosome 4, aRhiDar2.hap1, whole genome shotgun sequence DNA encodes these proteins:
- the GINS1 gene encoding DNA replication complex GINS protein PSF1 isoform X2 yields MKALYEQNQGDVNEAKTESRSELIPTIKFRHCCLLRNRRCIVAYLYDRILRIRALRWEYGSVLPNALRFHMSSEETDWFNQYKKSLATYMRSLGGEEGLDITQDMKPPKSLYIEVRCLRDYGEFEIDDGTTILLKKNSQHFLPRWKCEQLIRQGVLEHVLS; encoded by the exons GAATGAGGCAAAGACGGAAAGTCGCAGTGAATTGATTCCAACTATTAAATTCCGCCATTGCTGTCTTCTCCGAAATAGACGCTGCATTGTTGCATATCT GTATGACCGTATACTACGGATCCGGGCTCTTCGATGGGAGTATGGCAGTGTGCTGCCCAATGCTTTGAGGTTCCATATGTCTTCAGAAGAG ACAGATTGGTTTAATCAATACAAAAAATCCTTGGCTACATACATGAGGTCTCTGGGAGGTGAAGAAGGACTAgacataacacaggacatgaagcCCCCCAAAAGCCTGTACATCGAG GTGCGTTGTTTGAGAGATTACGGTGAATTTGAGATTGATGATGGCACAACCATCCTTCTGAAGAAAAATAGCCAA cattTCTTACCGAGATGGAAATGTGAACAGCTGATTCGGCAAGGTGTTCTAGAGCATGTATTGTCATGA